The Acanthopagrus latus isolate v.2019 chromosome 6, fAcaLat1.1, whole genome shotgun sequence genome includes a region encoding these proteins:
- the LOC119021833 gene encoding telomeric repeat-binding factor 2-interacting protein 1, whose translation MLSKQQHVDKPNISPVLFMDVDGEPMSFFMRPGPVKRKLQPFITAGGGLLCNVQQPGAILLMDPEERGSFPETTAHWYISTQYINDCVEKDEQLNLDNYRLNPEVSRRKSARLNSSASGLSAGRIGYTAEDDAAILSYVSNHKTEIGGNRLWQEMEKQRVTTHSWQSMKYRYRVRLAKKQTEVVEAETTAEEAESADGETKVEGEQETEVEKPSSADDAASPQKPSTESDLTQIDAQSMSAQSKTPETSEAQTSICPQEEVQHVNSQTDEQPAENSQVEIVEAETCKPPQPEGPHSDPPTDAQPIPAESTETAEPQTSIPEESPPAQPKAPPNTSAQKKLEEKQRASPRLEQQKCRLTRRQLQLEETEPYGKKLRSSLSSVDQLPSSSQPLRKTKSQSLQKDSTVDQPPSKKAKVKSATEVEEVEEVGEVEEVGEVEEVEEVEEVEEVEEVGESPQEESERATVSETTQADTESVSVPQSGEKKKEKRRLGILEMATKEFEDESESDEDEAPAIKNTTGTALMQPAPTEPPLPTPDTAASSQSNPEPRADLQEDEEETETSTSDCLPPSGHPEPSDKEPAVVNGTSKAHLFIFDRESQEEESQSIIGEIPAAPASPQSTVSADAAFSLTQVQLEEDKQRIRELMKETNQDLATVTKALLKTSGEFSAALDLLLNTGSVSGPFWTRSDDLLLLSGDPANRQQLQEKYSEEGLAKRIVFLDVQG comes from the exons ATGTTGtccaaacagcagcatgtgGACAAACCTAACATCTCTCCTGTTCTGTTCATGGACGTGGATGGTGAACCCATGTCCTTCTTCATGCGACCGGGTCCTGTCAAGCGTAAACTGCAGCCATTcatcacagctggaggagggcTGTTGTGTAACGTCCAGCAGCCAGGGGCGATCCTGCTGATGGATCCGGAGGAAAGAGGCTCCTTTCCTGAAACTACTGCTCACTG GTACATTTCCACCCAATACATTAACGACTGTGTTGAGAAGGATGAACAGCTGAATTTAGACAACTACAGGTTGAATCCCGAAGTATCTCGAAGAAAATCTGCGAGACTCAACAGTAGCGCCTCTGGACTCTCAGCAG GCAGGATTGGCTACACAGCTGAAGACGACGCTGCCATTCTGAGTTACGTCAGTAACCACAAGACAGAGATCGGAGGAAACCGGCTTTGGCAAGAGATGGAGAAGCAACGCGTGACCACTCACAGCTGGCAGTCGATGAAATACCGTTACAGAGTGCGACTGGCAAAGAAACAGACGGAGGTCGTGGAGGCAGAAACAACTGCAGAAGAAGCTGAGTCAGCAGATGGAGAGACTAAG GTTGAAGGTGAGCAAGAGACAGAGGTTGAAAAACCCTCCAGTGCAGACGATGCTGCTTCTCCTCAGAAACCATCGACAGAATCCGACCTAACACAG ATAGATGCCCAGTCCATGTCAGCTCAAAGCAAAACACCAGAAACTTCAGAAGCTCAAACATCCATCTGTCCTCAAGAAGAAGTGCAACATGTGAAttcacagacagatgaacaacCAGCTGAAAACTCACAAGTAGAGATTGTAGAAGCTGAAACATGTAAACCCCCCCAGCCTGAGGGGCCCCATTCAGACCCACCGACAGATGCTCAGCCAATCCCAGCTGAGAGTACAGAAACAGCTGAACCACAAACCAGCATCCCGGAGGAATCTCCACCAGCCCAGCCCAAGGCCCCGCCCAACACCTCTGCTCAGAAGAAGCTagaagagaagcagagggcCTCCCCGAGGCTGGAACAACAGAAGTGTCGATTAACCCGCAGGCAACTTCAGCTCGAGGAGACTGAACCTTATGGCAAAAAACTCAGATCTTCCTTAAGTTCTGTAGACCAACTACCATCTTCTTCTCAGCccttgaggaaaacaaaatcacagtctCTTCAAAAAGACTCAACAGTTGACCAGCCGCCTTCTAAAAAAGCCAAAGTAAAGAGTGCAACAGAggtggaagaggtggaggaggtgggagaggtagaggaggtgggagaggtggaggaggtggaagaggtggaggaggtggaggaggtggaggaggtgggagagagTCCACAAGAGGAGAGTGAACGAGCTACGGTCTCTGAAACAACACAAGCAG ataCAGAATCCGTTTCCGTGCCACAGAGcggggaaaagaagaaagagaagaggaggttGGGGATTTTAGAAATGGCTACAAAAGAGTTTGAAGATGAAAGTGAG tctgatgaagatgaagctCCAGCTATCAAGAACACGACTGGAACAGCATTGATGCAACCTGCACCGACAGAACCCCCTCTCCCGACTCCAGATACAGCTGCTTCCTCACAGTCCAACCCTGAACCCAGAGCTGACCtccaggaggacgaggaggagacggagaccTCCACCAGTGACTGCCTCCCACCGTCAGGCCACCCTGAGCCTTCAGACAAGGAGCCGGCCGTCGTCAATGGAACCTCCAAGGCCCACCTGTTCATATTCGACAGAGAATCTCAGGAGGAAGAGTCTCAGTCCATTATTGGTGAGATTCCAGCCGCTCCAGCCAGCCCACAGTCAACGGTGAGCGCAGATGCTGCTTTTTCACTGACTCAGGTCCAGCTGGAAGAGGACAAGCAACGAATCAGGGAGCTGATGAAGGAGACGAACCAG GATTTGGCCACTGTGACCAAAGCGCTGTTGAAAACCAGCGGAGagttctctgctgctctggacCTTCTTTTGAATACCGGTTCTGTCTCGGGACCGTTTTGGACTCGCAGCGACGACCTTCTTTTGCTCTCTGGTGATCCCGCCAACCGACAGCAGCTGCAAGAGAAATACAGTGAGGAGGGATTGGCTAAAAGAATTGTGTTCCTCGATGTCCAAgggtga